A portion of the Paenibacillus marchantiae genome contains these proteins:
- a CDS encoding amino acid adenylation domain-containing protein — MNNKNTVLYERSGGNTSEEITPNFKIPFYKQDTSEIDVKKIRIKIQDDHIRHLHKICTDLDVEISTAFLSIFSVLLRFYSYDDEIAMFYSLSKRQSITEGLISESLSLDDSFITVIKNKMGVLSEDDGNQYKHNMKDTFYTPVFSYNRTWGFDELSQINKNSIVFAIKYENNSFCSELIYNSFSIGEDYIIRMHYHVINLINELLINPEQRIGNVSILSPLESGLVKFRGKDYVIPEISLNEILEKQAEKIPDKVAVIHKGNEITYRQLNARANQFARFLQLNSIVETDIVGICMDRSIEYIIVMFGIMKVGATYLPLDPHYPQSRNEAIIGDANPAIIITENDWVDRFELNKIIVWEHKQADISRQKDNNIQILLNYKRRMYIIYTSGSTGQPKGVQVQHTSVMNLLCSMTNKPGINENDNYLALASFSFDMSVPEVFLPLYVGAKLFIGNSGLGGDSEKLIDFISGNRITIMQATPTTWDLIFESEIDIQHNLKILCGAEPLPLNLLKKMLSKGYQVWNLYGPTETTVWSSLDRLEFISGNSVSIGKPIYNTSFQIVNKDLHLAPYGVPGELLIGGAGVTEGYLNKSSLSEEKFIELSVSGSKEIILYRTGDLVRINEENEIEYLGRLDNQVKIRGFRIETNDIEHHLETHPLVNKSLVLVLNDINNHKSLIAYIIKKKSDIEVTGNELLEFLRSKLPIYMIPRFVHFMDDFPLSSNGKIDRRLFPKPNENESLNVGFTTGDIYKDQIIKTLQEFLSVRQINLNDSFITHGGDSILAARIVSKLRKNYALDLEVVDLLKSKTICEFLRELSSMKKTTIEILIENSDKKQDIPASYAQQRLLFLNQLENGKMASYNIPVLWEIEGSLDIHILRRAFNIVIQRHDTLRTIFKTVLGQFYQIIKTDILFELEVIDISFKDLNEQKSQYLNFAKNEAAREFNMESGPLFNVFLFKLNRNQNILMVNMHHLISDGWSLDILKCELLIAYDSLLEKKPLQLNELKIQYADYARWQQKVYQEDKINDALEYWKLKLAGNLPVLEIPTDYTRGDFQTFRGSIVEFEIEENLLTQIRAFTRSNDITIFMFFLSTYKLLLSIITDSKDILVGSPVVNREFGELENLIGFFANTVVYRTSIKQIGTISELIQDIKNTALEVYNHQNVPYEKVVEAINPQRNLKFPPVFQVWFVMHPNTVSEISQNLQMKYLNFDTGYTQFDYSLVLRGEGEKYVGELNYNVDLYKKERIVEHVKIYKDIIRLVIDSSNLSSTDFFNQIRLKMKNNIISNHNHYKKSLLAKIKENKIRDAQNLK; from the coding sequence TTGAATAATAAGAATACCGTTTTATATGAGCGATCTGGAGGGAATACATCTGAAGAAATTACTCCGAACTTCAAAATCCCCTTTTATAAACAAGATACTAGTGAAATTGATGTAAAAAAAATTAGAATTAAAATTCAAGATGATCACATAAGGCACCTACATAAAATATGCACTGATTTAGATGTAGAGATTTCTACAGCATTTTTATCGATATTCTCTGTGTTATTGAGGTTCTATAGTTATGATGATGAGATTGCAATGTTTTATAGTCTGAGTAAACGCCAATCTATTACTGAAGGTTTGATTTCTGAATCCCTTTCATTAGATGATTCATTTATAACTGTTATAAAAAATAAAATGGGAGTATTAAGTGAAGATGATGGGAATCAATATAAACACAACATGAAAGATACATTTTACACTCCTGTTTTTTCATACAATAGAACTTGGGGTTTTGACGAGCTTTCTCAAATAAATAAAAACAGTATCGTCTTTGCAATTAAATATGAAAATAATTCATTTTGTTCTGAATTAATATACAATTCGTTCTCTATTGGTGAAGATTACATAATTAGAATGCATTATCATGTTATAAATTTGATAAATGAATTACTAATAAATCCGGAACAAAGAATAGGTAATGTATCTATTCTTTCACCTTTAGAGAGTGGTCTGGTTAAGTTCAGAGGCAAAGACTACGTTATACCTGAAATTTCTTTAAATGAAATACTCGAAAAACAAGCAGAGAAAATCCCTGATAAAGTTGCTGTCATTCATAAGGGCAATGAAATTACTTATAGACAATTAAATGCAAGAGCTAATCAATTCGCACGATTTCTACAACTAAACAGCATTGTTGAAACTGACATTGTAGGGATATGCATGGATAGATCAATTGAATATATTATTGTGATGTTTGGAATTATGAAAGTAGGGGCTACATATTTACCACTAGATCCTCATTATCCTCAATCCCGAAATGAGGCAATAATAGGGGATGCTAACCCTGCTATTATAATCACAGAAAACGACTGGGTTGATAGATTTGAATTGAATAAAATTATTGTTTGGGAGCACAAACAAGCAGATATATCTAGACAAAAAGATAATAATATTCAAATTCTGCTAAATTATAAAAGAAGAATGTACATTATTTATACTTCGGGCTCAACAGGTCAACCTAAAGGGGTTCAAGTGCAGCATACATCCGTTATGAATTTACTTTGCTCAATGACAAATAAACCAGGTATAAACGAAAACGATAATTATCTTGCGCTTGCTTCATTTTCATTTGATATGTCTGTACCCGAAGTTTTTTTGCCTTTGTATGTAGGAGCAAAACTTTTCATAGGTAATTCCGGACTCGGTGGAGATAGTGAAAAATTAATTGATTTTATATCTGGAAATAGAATCACAATCATGCAGGCTACTCCAACGACTTGGGATCTTATATTCGAGAGTGAAATTGATATTCAGCATAATTTAAAAATATTATGTGGTGCAGAGCCTTTACCTTTAAATTTGTTGAAGAAAATGCTCAGTAAAGGATATCAAGTATGGAATTTATATGGGCCTACAGAAACCACAGTGTGGTCATCATTAGATAGATTGGAGTTTATTTCAGGTAACTCAGTGTCAATAGGAAAACCTATTTACAATACATCATTCCAAATTGTGAATAAAGACCTACATTTAGCGCCTTATGGTGTTCCTGGTGAACTATTAATAGGAGGAGCAGGTGTTACAGAGGGATACTTAAATAAATCTTCTTTATCAGAAGAGAAGTTTATTGAACTCTCCGTTTCAGGTAGCAAAGAGATTATTTTATATAGAACAGGTGATTTAGTAAGAATAAATGAAGAAAATGAAATAGAGTACTTAGGTAGGTTAGATAACCAGGTGAAAATCAGAGGTTTCCGTATAGAAACTAATGATATAGAACACCACTTAGAAACACATCCTCTTGTCAATAAATCATTAGTCTTAGTGCTCAATGACATAAATAATCACAAAAGCTTAATTGCATATATTATCAAAAAGAAATCGGATATAGAAGTTACTGGTAACGAGTTGCTTGAATTTTTAAGAAGTAAGTTGCCGATTTACATGATTCCGAGATTTGTACATTTTATGGATGATTTCCCTTTGAGTTCGAATGGGAAGATAGATAGGAGATTATTTCCTAAGCCAAATGAGAATGAGAGTTTAAACGTTGGTTTTACTACTGGAGATATTTATAAAGATCAAATTATAAAAACCTTACAAGAGTTTTTATCTGTTAGGCAGATTAATCTAAATGATAGCTTTATTACACACGGGGGAGATTCGATACTTGCAGCTCGAATTGTTTCCAAGTTACGAAAGAATTATGCATTAGACTTGGAAGTTGTTGATCTCCTTAAATCGAAAACTATATGTGAATTTTTAAGAGAATTATCATCCATGAAGAAAACTACTATTGAAATTTTAATTGAGAATAGTGATAAAAAGCAGGATATACCTGCGTCATATGCGCAACAAAGACTGCTGTTTTTAAATCAATTAGAAAATGGGAAAATGGCTTCTTATAATATTCCAGTACTTTGGGAAATTGAGGGTTCCCTTGATATTCATATATTGAGAAGAGCATTTAATATAGTTATACAGAGGCACGATACCCTACGCACTATATTTAAAACTGTGTTAGGACAGTTTTACCAAATTATAAAGACAGACATTTTATTCGAACTTGAAGTGATTGATATAAGCTTTAAGGATCTTAATGAACAAAAATCACAATATCTCAATTTTGCTAAAAATGAAGCGGCAAGAGAATTTAATATGGAAAGTGGTCCATTATTTAATGTCTTTTTGTTTAAATTGAATAGGAACCAAAATATTTTAATGGTTAATATGCATCATCTTATTTCCGATGGCTGGTCACTTGACATATTAAAATGTGAATTGTTAATTGCATACGATTCACTTCTCGAAAAAAAGCCTCTTCAACTCAATGAATTAAAAATTCAGTACGCCGATTATGCTAGATGGCAGCAGAAAGTATATCAAGAAGACAAGATTAACGATGCATTAGAATACTGGAAATTAAAATTAGCAGGTAATTTACCGGTTCTAGAAATACCAACCGACTATACACGAGGGGATTTTCAAACTTTTAGGGGGAGCATTGTTGAATTCGAAATTGAAGAGAACTTGCTCACACAAATAAGAGCATTTACTCGAAGTAATGATATCACTATATTTATGTTTTTTTTGTCCACGTATAAGCTCTTGTTATCTATTATTACTGACTCAAAGGATATTCTTGTGGGGTCACCTGTTGTTAATCGTGAATTTGGAGAGTTAGAAAACTTAATTGGTTTTTTTGCAAACACTGTTGTATACAGAACTAGCATAAAACAGATTGGTACTATAAGTGAATTAATCCAAGATATAAAGAACACAGCACTAGAAGTATACAATCATCAAAATGTACCTTATGAAAAAGTAGTAGAGGCAATTAATCCGCAAAGAAACCTGAAGTTTCCTCCTGTTTTTCAGGTGTGGTTTGTGATGCATCCAAATACTGTCTCGGAAATAAGCCAGAATTTACAAATGAAGTATCTTAATTTTGATACGGGTTATACACAATTTGACTATTCTTTAGTATTAAGAGGAGAGGGTGAAAAATATGTAGGAGAACTTAATTATAACGTTGATCTGTATAAAAAAGAACGAATAGTAGAGCATGTGAAAATTTATAAAGATATTATCAGGTTAGTTATAGATTCATCTAATCTTTCTTCAACAGATTTTTTTAATCAAATACGTTTGAAAATGAAAAATAATATAATTTCTAATCATAATCATTATAAAAAGTCGTTGTTAGCTAAAATTAAAGAAAATAAAATTCGAGATGCGCAAAATTTAAAGTAG
- a CDS encoding helix-hairpin-helix domain-containing protein → MLEQTLEALATEIEEYDLIQSIPGIGPKIAATTLSKIGEVALVACANMLVHWLSAILKS, encoded by the coding sequence ATGTTGGAACAGACCCTAGAGGCCCTGGCTACTGAAATTGAAGAATATGATTTAATCCAATCGATTCCCGGTATTGGACCTAAAATTGCTGCAACCACTTTATCGAAAATTGGAGAAGTGGCCTTAGTAGCTTGTGCGAATATGCTAGTTCATTGGTTGTCTGCTATTTTAAAAAGTTAG
- a CDS encoding AAA family ATPase, which produces MLLDEPEAHLHPPLLSAFIRALSDLLVQRNAIAIIATHSPVILQEVPKSCVWKLRRNGSQLEINRAMAETFGENIESLTSEIFELEITYSDFYKILRDGVEKYGNYEDIVESFNNELGWEAKAILRALLAGDPSKEA; this is translated from the coding sequence GTGCTACTTGACGAGCCTGAAGCACATCTACACCCACCACTCTTATCTGCTTTTATTCGTGCGCTTTCGGACCTACTTGTCCAACGTAATGCTATTGCTATAATCGCCACACACTCACCTGTTATCCTTCAAGAGGTCCCAAAAAGCTGTGTGTGGAAACTTCGACGAAATGGTTCACAACTAGAAATTAACCGAGCCATGGCAGAAACATTTGGTGAAAATATAGAATCTCTTACATCTGAGATCTTTGAATTAGAAATCACTTACTCAGATTTTTATAAGATACTTCGAGATGGTGTTGAAAAATATGGGAACTATGAAGATATAGTGGAGAGCTTTAATAATGAACTAGGATGGGAAGCAAAAGCAATTCTCAGAGCGTTGTTGGCCGGTGACCCCAGCAAGGAGGCGTGA
- a CDS encoding HNH endonuclease, which translates to MRALTKPEFSAETVFLASISRVKNKELKQRLEDCLNEIIRDATDYDLKATEAKLHLLQKKTILNGNVTRKEMEAVYTDRFAKLKTPGRHFYDKLKETDDGKCPLCNQLPVKTLDHHLAKSDFPSLALSPNNLVPACSDCNTIKKAAFPTSSEEETLHPYFDNIEDDQWLFADVLQTYPISMNFFIKPPTQVTELLAHRVLHHFNFYKLNTLYKSEAASELRNIAYQMRNLFELAGPEAVKEQLIERSESSFHDRLNSWKSAMYQALSNDNWYITTGIQL; encoded by the coding sequence ATGAGAGCTCTTACTAAACCTGAATTCTCAGCTGAGACTGTTTTCTTAGCTTCAATAAGTAGAGTGAAAAATAAAGAATTAAAACAAAGACTTGAAGATTGTCTTAATGAGATAATTAGAGATGCCACTGATTATGATTTAAAAGCAACAGAAGCAAAACTTCATCTTCTTCAGAAAAAGACTATTTTAAATGGGAATGTCACTCGGAAGGAAATGGAGGCTGTATACACTGATAGATTTGCTAAATTAAAAACACCAGGCAGGCATTTTTACGACAAGTTGAAGGAAACAGACGATGGCAAATGCCCTCTATGTAATCAGTTACCTGTTAAGACACTAGATCATCATCTAGCTAAAAGTGACTTTCCTTCTTTGGCCCTTTCACCAAACAATCTAGTACCAGCTTGTAGTGACTGCAATACAATTAAAAAAGCCGCTTTTCCAACTTCAAGTGAGGAAGAAACTCTACACCCCTATTTCGATAATATTGAGGATGATCAATGGTTATTTGCGGATGTACTCCAAACATATCCTATATCAATGAATTTTTTCATTAAACCGCCAACACAAGTTACAGAATTATTGGCACACCGGGTTTTACACCATTTCAATTTTTATAAACTTAATACGCTCTATAAATCGGAAGCAGCGTCAGAGCTGCGCAATATCGCTTACCAAATGAGAAATCTATTTGAATTGGCGGGACCTGAAGCCGTTAAAGAACAACTTATTGAGAGATCAGAGAGCAGTTTTCATGATCGATTAAACTCTTGGAAATCAGCTATGTACCAAGCCTTATCAAATGATAACTGGTATATTACAACGGGTATACAATTATAA